The Desulfonatronovibrio hydrogenovorans DSM 9292 genome includes a window with the following:
- a CDS encoding aldo/keto reductase, protein MNNKTIEKIDFSSEARVTRVGLGGEGVLRTSGRHEEANAVIQEAFNQGITYFDTAPAYSGSEDYLGRFWKNNPGNREKIFHTSKSARRDRAGALKDLEHSLSRLSTDYLDLWQIHDVRTMEDFSLIAGPGGALEAFIQAREQGMVRHIGVTGHHDPAILTKCVQQWPLDSVLLPVNIFEGTLTGFLDETIPAARAKNMAVIGMKVLGGGQYTKISQGLNARFLLSYALSRNVDVCIVGCSTPSQVQIVAEIGRTPLPMPDETISRLHEAFRPYAHDLAFYRG, encoded by the coding sequence ATGAACAACAAGACAATAGAAAAAATAGATTTCAGTTCAGAAGCCAGGGTAACCAGGGTCGGACTGGGTGGGGAAGGAGTCCTGCGCACCTCTGGCCGGCATGAGGAGGCAAATGCAGTCATTCAAGAGGCTTTTAATCAGGGGATAACCTATTTTGACACTGCTCCGGCCTACTCCGGAAGTGAGGACTACCTGGGCCGGTTCTGGAAAAACAACCCCGGGAACAGGGAAAAGATCTTTCACACCAGCAAGTCAGCCCGGCGGGACCGGGCAGGGGCACTCAAAGACCTTGAACACAGCCTGTCCAGGCTCAGCACAGACTATCTCGATCTGTGGCAGATTCATGACGTTCGGACCATGGAAGATTTCAGCCTCATCGCCGGACCTGGTGGAGCACTGGAGGCCTTTATCCAGGCCAGGGAGCAGGGTATGGTCAGACACATCGGGGTGACCGGCCATCACGATCCAGCGATCCTGACCAAATGCGTTCAACAATGGCCCCTGGATTCAGTTCTTCTGCCGGTAAATATTTTTGAAGGGACTTTGACCGGTTTTCTGGATGAAACCATCCCGGCTGCCAGGGCTAAAAACATGGCCGTCATCGGCATGAAGGTCCTGGGGGGAGGACAATACACCAAAATTTCCCAAGGTCTCAATGCCCGTTTTCTTTTAAGTTACGCCCTGTCCAGAAATGTTGATGTGTGCATTGTCGGCTGTTCAACTCCCAGCCAGGTCCAGATTGTGGCTGAAATAGGCCGAACTCCCCTGCCCATGCCTGATGAAACCATTTCCAGGCTGCATGAGGCATTCAGGCCTTATGCTCATGATCTGGCCTTTTATCGCGGCTGA
- a CDS encoding L-lactate MFS transporter, whose translation MTRMQNILTTGNNRWLVVLGAIVIQFCLGTIYAWSAFTGLLTLPLDQGGHYGFTAQQAAWIFSVGLLFVPLCMIVTGRLQTRFGPRSMAFSGGIVLASGYILGGLLGSTFWSQLIFIGIIGGTGIGLAYVVPISVGIKWFPDKKGLISGIAVAGFGFGATLWVKLAGSWFGGLLYTTSLFSLPGVQSVFLIYGFIFLLFVGLGSLVMLNPPRGYQPQGYTPVQPSENNFQESSNQEFSTLEMLRKPQFYMLWLMFFSTASAGLMVIYSISLFGIDSLQASAAAGNPAHAAAIAGTAMAWYAIFNGLGRVVWGGISDRLGRKWSLLTMCSFQAFIMLVFFEMGGAVSSFILAAAIIGFNFGGNFALFPAITADYFGSRNLGANYGWMFLSFGLAGIAGPQVAGYFKDIAGAGEIATWSMSFTIAGIACILAALISLLLKAPSK comes from the coding sequence ATGACTCGTATGCAAAATATCCTGACTACCGGCAACAATAGATGGCTGGTGGTTCTGGGGGCCATTGTAATCCAGTTCTGTCTGGGAACCATCTATGCCTGGAGTGCCTTTACAGGGCTGCTCACCCTGCCGCTGGACCAGGGTGGCCATTACGGCTTCACTGCCCAGCAGGCTGCCTGGATTTTTTCAGTCGGTCTGCTCTTTGTTCCATTATGTATGATTGTAACAGGCCGACTTCAGACAAGGTTTGGGCCGAGGTCCATGGCCTTTTCAGGCGGAATTGTCCTGGCATCAGGTTACATCCTGGGGGGTCTTTTGGGGAGCACCTTCTGGTCCCAGCTTATTTTTATCGGCATTATAGGTGGAACTGGTATTGGACTGGCCTATGTTGTGCCCATTTCAGTTGGTATTAAATGGTTTCCTGACAAAAAAGGACTTATTTCAGGTATTGCTGTGGCAGGTTTTGGGTTTGGAGCAACCCTCTGGGTTAAACTGGCTGGAAGCTGGTTTGGAGGGCTTTTATACACTACAAGCTTATTTTCACTACCTGGTGTTCAATCTGTATTTTTGATTTATGGTTTTATATTTCTGCTGTTTGTGGGATTAGGCAGCCTGGTAATGCTCAATCCCCCCCGGGGTTATCAACCCCAGGGCTATACCCCTGTGCAGCCAAGTGAAAATAACTTTCAGGAATCATCAAATCAGGAATTCAGCACATTGGAAATGCTGCGCAAACCCCAGTTTTACATGCTCTGGCTTATGTTTTTCAGCACTGCCTCAGCAGGACTGATGGTAATATACAGCATCAGCCTTTTTGGGATTGACTCACTGCAGGCATCCGCAGCAGCAGGCAACCCGGCCCATGCTGCTGCCATTGCTGGCACTGCCATGGCCTGGTATGCTATATTCAATGGCCTGGGCCGGGTTGTCTGGGGCGGAATATCGGATCGACTGGGCAGAAAGTGGTCCTTACTGACCATGTGCAGCTTCCAGGCCTTTATCATGTTGGTCTTTTTTGAAATGGGCGGGGCTGTCAGCAGTTTTATCCTGGCTGCAGCAATAATCGGGTTCAATTTTGGCGGAAATTTTGCTTTGTTTCCTGCCATCACAGCTGATTATTTTGGCAGCAGAAATCTCGGGGCCAATTATGGGTGGATGTTTCTGTCCTTTGGTCTTGCTGGGATAGCTGGACCTCAGGTAGCTGGTTATTTTAAAGATATTGCCGGAGCAGGCGAAATTGCCACCTGGTCCATGTCTTTCACCATTGCCGGCATTGCCTGTATCCTTGCAGCCCTGATTTCCCTGCTGCTCAAGGCGCCCTCAAAATGA
- a CDS encoding DUF362 domain-containing protein, with product MDQTQNLSVERFSNWPETLGTCLDRLGIGKVLKRRKLIIIKPNLVNSSPFPITTSPDMVRVLVEYIRRHSKARLIIAEGCGDCHLETPEVFSSLGYDYLAREYGLELVDLNHAPLVRLKNHACRVFPEIFLPRIALKGFLISVPVLKRHSLAQVTLAMKNMMGLAPPSHYQQGGKWKKAFFHARMDRSIFELNLYRTPDLSIIDASVGMAEYHLGGRTCDPPVQRMVAGLDPVAVDSYGAGLLGLSWKDIPHISMAHSILGRACSG from the coding sequence ATGGATCAAACTCAAAATCTATCGGTTGAACGGTTCTCCAATTGGCCGGAAACGCTGGGGACCTGCCTTGACCGGCTGGGAATCGGTAAAGTCCTGAAAAGACGCAAGCTGATTATTATCAAGCCCAATCTGGTCAATTCCTCCCCTTTTCCCATCACCACCTCGCCGGATATGGTCCGGGTTCTGGTGGAGTACATCCGCAGACACTCCAAAGCCAGACTGATCATTGCCGAGGGCTGCGGTGACTGCCACCTTGAAACACCTGAGGTCTTTTCCAGCCTGGGCTATGATTACCTGGCCAGGGAATACGGCCTTGAGCTTGTGGATCTCAACCATGCCCCCCTGGTCCGGTTGAAGAATCATGCGTGCCGGGTGTTTCCTGAAATATTTCTGCCCAGGATTGCCCTTAAGGGATTTCTGATCTCGGTTCCTGTGCTCAAAAGACATTCCCTGGCCCAGGTCACTCTGGCCATGAAGAACATGATGGGCCTGGCTCCACCCAGTCATTATCAGCAGGGAGGAAAATGGAAAAAGGCCTTTTTCCATGCCCGGATGGACCGTTCCATCTTTGAACTGAACCTGTACCGGACCCCGGACCTGTCCATAATAGATGCTTCAGTGGGTATGGCTGAATACCACCTTGGCGGCAGAACCTGTGATCCCCCGGTGCAGAGGATGGTGGCCGGACTGGACCCGGTAGCCGTGGACTCGTACGGTGCCGGACTCCTTGGTCTTTCCTGGAAGGACATTCCTCATATCAGTATGGCCCACAGCATACTTGGCCGGGCCTGTTCAGGCTAG
- a CDS encoding sigma-54-dependent Fis family transcriptional regulator has protein sequence MTKTDRSARILFTIVGYRDPFSKSGQDRQAPGPVLSLLSEMDHFTGIVLVHTGDKTENACTLKQIIQERHGIETVTSELKISDPTDYEDILQGLRRVFRETAREVSDGHYYVSMSSGTPQMHASWLLLTASGEIPARLLQVREERYQKPDQLLVREIDPRVRVFPRVLPSTTPVIAQGPDQARILKLKQEIGIVGDHPALMDTLTQAARVAGHDASVMILGENGTGKDLLARYVHKMSPRAKGPLISVNCASIPENMAESQLFGHRKGAFTGAERDHAGYFMQAHGGTLFLDEAGELPPYIQAKLLRAIQQKEFYRIGDTAPSKVDFRLISATNRDMARGIDTGEVREDFYFRLNEFTLLLPPLRERKTDIPSICASFLPKFNKINQNLFISPDAYETMYGYHWPGNIRELYNRMQKASIMSVDGVITARDIFLDEPLKARSGIPEPFEGFSMESHTKNIRAKLIDRAMEKADGNMSLAARLLGMSAQAMYKEMKKRQSS, from the coding sequence ATGACTAAAACAGACAGATCAGCCAGAATCCTGTTTACCATTGTCGGTTACAGAGATCCTTTCAGTAAATCAGGTCAAGACCGACAGGCCCCAGGGCCTGTTCTGAGTCTGCTTTCCGAAATGGATCACTTTACAGGCATTGTCCTGGTCCATACAGGTGACAAGACAGAGAATGCCTGCACACTCAAACAGATAATCCAGGAACGACATGGAATAGAGACAGTCACTTCTGAACTCAAAATATCTGATCCAACAGATTATGAAGACATCCTTCAGGGTTTGCGCCGTGTGTTCAGAGAGACAGCCAGGGAGGTGTCTGACGGGCACTATTATGTGTCCATGTCATCGGGAACACCGCAGATGCATGCATCCTGGCTCCTGCTGACCGCATCAGGAGAGATTCCTGCCCGTCTGCTTCAGGTCAGGGAAGAAAGATATCAAAAGCCTGATCAACTCCTGGTCAGGGAGATAGACCCCAGGGTCAGGGTCTTTCCCAGGGTCCTGCCCAGTACGACTCCGGTTATAGCACAGGGTCCTGATCAAGCCAGGATCCTCAAGCTGAAACAAGAGATTGGAATAGTCGGTGATCACCCTGCCCTGATGGACACCCTCACCCAGGCTGCCAGGGTGGCTGGTCATGACGCTTCGGTCATGATTCTTGGGGAAAACGGGACTGGAAAGGATCTTCTGGCCAGGTATGTCCACAAAATGAGCCCCCGGGCAAAGGGGCCGTTAATATCTGTCAATTGCGCTTCCATCCCTGAAAATATGGCCGAATCCCAACTATTCGGTCACAGAAAAGGAGCTTTCACTGGGGCTGAACGGGACCATGCAGGTTATTTCATGCAGGCTCACGGAGGAACCCTGTTTCTGGACGAGGCTGGAGAGCTCCCTCCCTATATTCAGGCAAAACTGCTCCGGGCTATTCAGCAGAAGGAATTTTACAGAATTGGAGATACTGCCCCCTCAAAAGTGGATTTCCGGCTTATTTCTGCGACCAACAGAGATATGGCAAGGGGCATAGACACAGGAGAAGTGCGGGAAGATTTCTATTTCAGATTGAATGAATTTACACTCCTGCTGCCCCCCTTGCGGGAAAGAAAAACGGACATTCCAAGTATCTGTGCCTCTTTTTTGCCAAAGTTCAACAAAATTAACCAGAATCTGTTCATATCCCCGGATGCTTATGAAACAATGTACGGCTACCACTGGCCGGGAAATATCAGGGAACTCTACAACAGGATGCAAAAAGCATCCATAATGTCTGTTGACGGAGTGATCACAGCCAGGGATATATTCCTGGATGAACCGCTCAAGGCTCGTTCAGGAATACCTGAGCCTTTTGAGGGGTTTTCCATGGAGAGCCATACAAAGAATATTCGAGCCAAGCTCATAGACCGGGCTATGGAAAAAGCAGATGGTAATATGAGCCTGGCAGCCAGGCTGCTGGGAATGTCAGCCCAAGCCATGTATAAAGAGATGAAGAAGCGACAGTCGTCTTAA
- the cas2 gene encoding CRISPR-associated endonuclease Cas2 produces the protein MFYLVCFDISDDRARYKAGRMLKGFGYRVQKSVYECPNMNKSKLIKLKHKLEELIDQEKDTVRFYQLCKECLGVFDSSGNGEQPRIKDFFVV, from the coding sequence ATGTTCTACCTGGTCTGCTTTGACATATCCGATGACAGGGCAAGGTACAAAGCCGGGAGAATGTTAAAAGGCTTTGGCTACCGGGTCCAGAAATCGGTTTATGAATGTCCAAATATGAACAAAAGCAAGTTGATCAAGCTGAAGCACAAACTTGAAGAACTTATTGATCAGGAGAAAGATACAGTCAGGTTTTACCAGTTATGTAAAGAGTGTCTGGGTGTGTTTGATTCTTCCGGAAATGGTGAACAGCCGAGAATCAAAGACTTTTTTGTGGTTTGA
- the cas1 gene encoding CRISPR-associated endonuclease Cas1 has translation MQRTYVLEYGTYLRKVSDSLELRKKDKVLCQIPLNGLKQLTLVGGVSLSSPVMDLLARNRIETIILGRNWDFKARFMVDEHKHVARRMAQYYKMGNPDFALRAARVLVRSKLENASSFLSIRGRNYQDEELHAAGAKISSLAEALESRKSIEQVRAVEGQASKVYFAMFPRLLRNKSFSFNGRNRRPPLDPVNAMLSYVYTMLIMETLTMITAAGLDPYLGSLHALERGRPSLACDLVEEWRTFLGDRMVLGLINRRQLKKSDFTIRSANQPGKYQKEDRSLPVEMKKHATRKLIDRYEKWMATRAICPVTSEETDYRGLMRRRIWKFCRWIEGRERSFEPGLWFVEK, from the coding sequence ATGCAGAGAACTTATGTGCTTGAATATGGGACTTATCTGCGCAAGGTCTCAGACAGTCTTGAGTTGCGTAAAAAAGACAAGGTCTTATGCCAGATCCCACTGAACGGCCTGAAGCAGCTTACCCTGGTCGGGGGCGTGTCTCTGAGCTCTCCAGTCATGGATCTTCTGGCCAGAAACAGGATTGAAACCATCATTTTAGGCCGAAACTGGGATTTCAAGGCCAGGTTCATGGTTGATGAGCACAAGCATGTTGCCCGGCGCATGGCCCAGTACTACAAAATGGGCAATCCTGACTTTGCGCTCAGAGCGGCCAGGGTCCTGGTCCGCTCCAAGCTTGAAAACGCATCCTCGTTTTTGTCCATCAGGGGCAGGAATTATCAGGATGAGGAACTGCATGCTGCCGGGGCAAAGATCAGCTCACTGGCAGAGGCTCTGGAGTCGAGAAAGAGCATTGAGCAAGTCCGGGCCGTTGAAGGACAGGCCAGTAAAGTGTATTTTGCCATGTTTCCCAGGTTGCTCAGGAATAAAAGTTTTTCATTCAACGGCAGAAATAGAAGACCTCCCCTTGACCCGGTCAATGCTATGCTCTCCTATGTGTACACTATGCTGATCATGGAAACTCTGACCATGATTACAGCTGCCGGACTTGATCCATATCTCGGTTCTCTGCATGCTTTGGAAAGGGGCAGACCTTCTCTGGCCTGTGACCTGGTGGAGGAATGGCGGACTTTTCTGGGCGATCGTATGGTCCTGGGCCTGATCAACAGGCGCCAGCTCAAAAAATCCGACTTTACCATTCGCAGCGCAAATCAGCCAGGCAAGTATCAGAAGGAGGATAGATCCCTGCCTGTTGAAATGAAGAAGCATGCCACCAGGAAATTGATTGACCGATATGAAAAATGGATGGCCACCAGGGCCATTTGTCCAGTCACTAGTGAAGAAACCGATTACCGGGGACTGATGCGCCGGCGGATCTGGAAGTTCTGCCGCTGGATTGAGGGGCGGGAACGCAGTTTTGAGCCTGGCTTGTGGTTTGTGGAGAAATAA
- a CDS encoding RAMP superfamily CRISPR-associated protein, with translation MNVINNAFYALKIRVQFRLQTPLSLKSGYEGDLADSSIEKTPDNKMLHINGYVWASLMRRSLMQSGQEELARLVGSYPDDEANETGVSPVWCSPGFCDLKALDIRPGNRIDRKYGTVAAKALYSEELVSPGIEPCLNAVIFCEDKNKAEEWARSLPDALAIIDAGLETIGGNWSYGLGRLAPLNFMTRTLNLTNEHDLDLLWSQDVEKWDENKAWEELSSKSRLVKGKWSRLRVKARVADGQLLAVSTQAPPLEFDLEKYGLAKNSKLPDTFVYQEKQVISGRPESRYIIPGKAFRQAVLSRELERRLRSQGEQICYGDQKSSNNDQESSKRCDCTRCRWFGNTEWRGLVSVSDAEVIDPDIAILNRIQLCEHSMQNMNLFSGAYLKQGEFELDIIVDMSRNQAEGREAYQAIKALCEEMKPEGSAPPGWYRLGKTSTCTGQIEIFEIIEEKPEQSHE, from the coding sequence ATGAATGTAATAAATAACGCATTTTACGCCCTGAAGATCAGAGTTCAGTTCAGGCTGCAGACTCCTCTAAGCCTTAAGTCCGGCTATGAAGGAGATCTGGCTGATTCCAGCATTGAGAAAACACCTGACAATAAAATGCTGCATATCAACGGTTATGTCTGGGCCTCTCTCATGCGCAGGTCGCTTATGCAAAGCGGGCAAGAAGAACTTGCCAGGCTGGTCGGCTCTTATCCGGATGATGAAGCAAACGAAACTGGCGTGTCTCCGGTATGGTGCAGTCCCGGCTTTTGTGATCTAAAGGCACTGGACATCAGGCCCGGCAACAGGATTGACCGCAAATACGGCACAGTGGCTGCAAAGGCTTTGTATTCTGAAGAACTGGTTTCGCCAGGCATTGAACCTTGTCTGAATGCGGTTATTTTCTGTGAAGACAAAAATAAGGCAGAAGAATGGGCAAGGTCTCTGCCGGATGCTCTGGCAATAATAGATGCCGGCCTGGAAACCATCGGCGGAAACTGGTCCTATGGCCTGGGCCGTCTTGCTCCCCTGAATTTCATGACCAGGACATTGAACCTCACAAATGAACATGATCTTGACCTGCTGTGGAGTCAGGATGTTGAAAAATGGGATGAGAATAAAGCCTGGGAAGAGCTGTCCAGCAAGTCCAGACTGGTCAAAGGCAAATGGAGCAGACTTAGAGTTAAAGCCAGGGTAGCGGATGGTCAGCTTCTGGCTGTATCCACTCAGGCTCCGCCTCTGGAGTTTGATCTGGAAAAATATGGACTGGCAAAAAACTCCAAACTGCCGGATACCTTTGTGTACCAGGAAAAACAGGTCATAAGCGGCAGACCTGAATCCAGGTACATAATTCCGGGTAAGGCCTTTCGTCAGGCAGTTCTGTCCAGGGAACTGGAGCGAAGGCTGCGCAGCCAGGGAGAACAGATCTGTTATGGTGATCAAAAGTCCTCAAATAATGATCAAGAGTCCTCAAAAAGATGCGACTGCACAAGGTGCCGGTGGTTCGGCAATACTGAATGGAGGGGTCTGGTATCAGTGTCAGACGCGGAAGTTATTGACCCTGATATTGCCATACTCAACAGGATTCAGCTCTGCGAACACTCCATGCAGAACATGAATCTCTTTTCCGGAGCATATCTGAAGCAGGGGGAGTTTGAACTGGACATAATTGTGGATATGAGCCGGAATCAAGCAGAAGGAAGAGAAGCCTACCAGGCCATAAAGGCTTTATGTGAAGAAATGAAGCCTGAAGGTTCAGCCCCACCCGGCTGGTATCGCCTGGGCAAAACATCCACATGTACTGGCCAGATTGAGATATTTGAAATTATTGAGGAAAAACCGGAGCAAAGCCATGAGTAA
- a CDS encoding RAMP superfamily CRISPR-associated protein: MNSKLFYIQGKLKVRARGYWFTGGGAKGPFGYYPHLKDENGLPVYPDTQVKGDLRMAAEWLKSLGHCTDKDLVTRVFGRENDSASSLLYLSDLELTSQDRTVHPADIFQVKPRIKIDENTGTVQKNMLVNREMAFLEGRVLESELFLGLFREPEEMEKAKDLLDRAVKLLSGFGAFRSRGYGMGRLRIEWSDPEEISFSSFEQDIPDKLNVVYQTRTHLRSKPIGQGSAQTVEGLDYITPEQFRAWFVKAYYQLFGSWPSLEDMGMLSFSALCPAWFDEQSKSAPQAGFIPPMTTLRRQKVDVDSWEVKDVFNHKQDHKDMVADPDDDSGLYYGKQKTMARGWYVTGEEKPSAYRIRIMARSRNSMDDKFTTTENGLFVQEYISRGTRFSCTVSITRPESDFGGKAYFIIKNIPVLIKGCVFEAGKITPDKQTDAASEQPGPFLVTRPIAFNDNFMSQNSNSIKLSSVAGYNSTLKRARRNRISIMPGSVLNREESGHTMAWAGFGNQVEYNKPEPPPNNGRDHGRQPSENKYFLSGLEKTLTVKSMSRSQAGFLRSLLELDNERINNILNERGEKFQDKDNDLKIIYKSITDKKTFEEKKAHIQAILEHMQVLWWKDKQKRMQDECNK; the protein is encoded by the coding sequence ATGAATAGCAAACTATTTTATATTCAGGGGAAGCTTAAGGTCCGGGCCAGGGGATACTGGTTCACCGGAGGCGGAGCCAAAGGCCCTTTTGGGTATTATCCTCATTTAAAGGATGAAAACGGGCTGCCGGTTTATCCGGACACCCAGGTCAAAGGTGACCTGCGCATGGCTGCCGAGTGGTTGAAAAGTCTTGGGCACTGCACTGACAAGGACCTGGTTACCAGGGTTTTCGGACGAGAAAATGATTCAGCTTCGTCTCTGCTGTACCTGAGCGACCTTGAGTTGACCAGTCAGGACAGGACAGTCCATCCTGCGGATATTTTCCAGGTCAAGCCCAGGATCAAAATTGATGAAAACACAGGAACTGTTCAGAAAAATATGCTGGTCAACAGGGAGATGGCTTTTTTAGAAGGCAGGGTCCTTGAATCTGAGCTTTTCCTGGGACTTTTCCGGGAACCGGAAGAAATGGAAAAAGCTAAAGACCTGCTTGACAGGGCAGTCAAGCTTTTAAGCGGGTTCGGGGCCTTCAGGTCCAGAGGATATGGCATGGGCAGGCTCAGAATTGAATGGAGTGATCCAGAAGAAATATCCTTTTCTTCATTTGAACAGGACATACCTGACAAGCTGAATGTTGTTTATCAGACCAGGACCCATTTAAGGAGCAAGCCCATTGGCCAGGGCTCAGCCCAGACAGTGGAGGGTCTTGATTATATTACCCCGGAACAGTTCAGGGCCTGGTTTGTTAAGGCGTATTATCAGCTCTTCGGATCATGGCCTTCCCTGGAAGACATGGGCATGCTCAGTTTTTCCGCCCTTTGTCCGGCCTGGTTTGATGAGCAGTCCAAATCAGCGCCTCAGGCGGGCTTTATCCCTCCCATGACCACCCTGCGCAGGCAGAAAGTTGATGTGGACAGCTGGGAGGTTAAGGATGTTTTTAACCACAAGCAGGACCATAAGGACATGGTAGCTGATCCTGACGATGACAGCGGGCTGTATTATGGAAAGCAAAAGACCATGGCCAGGGGATGGTATGTGACCGGAGAAGAAAAACCATCGGCCTACAGAATCAGAATAATGGCCAGATCCAGAAACAGCATGGATGACAAGTTTACAACAACAGAAAACGGGCTCTTTGTGCAGGAATATATCAGCCGGGGAACCAGGTTCAGCTGCACTGTCTCCATAACCAGGCCGGAGTCTGATTTTGGGGGCAAAGCATATTTTATAATTAAAAACATCCCTGTCCTGATCAAGGGATGTGTCTTTGAAGCTGGAAAAATTACTCCTGATAAACAGACAGATGCAGCTTCTGAACAGCCAGGCCCTTTCCTGGTAACCAGGCCCATTGCCTTTAATGATAATTTTATGAGCCAGAATTCAAATTCAATAAAATTGTCCAGTGTTGCCGGTTATAATTCCACCCTGAAAAGAGCAAGACGCAACAGGATATCCATAATGCCCGGATCGGTTTTGAATAGAGAAGAGTCAGGGCATACCATGGCTTGGGCCGGTTTTGGGAATCAAGTTGAATACAACAAGCCTGAACCTCCGCCCAACAATGGCAGAGACCATGGCAGGCAGCCATCCGAAAATAAATATTTTCTCTCTGGATTGGAAAAAACACTCACTGTCAAGAGCATGTCCAGATCCCAGGCAGGCTTTCTGCGCAGCCTGCTGGAACTGGATAATGAAAGGATCAACAATATCCTTAATGAGCGCGGTGAAAAGTTTCAGGACAAGGATAACGACCTGAAAATCATCTACAAAAGCATTACTGACAAAAAAACTTTTGAAGAGAAAAAAGCTCATATCCAGGCCATTTTAGAACATATGCAGGTTCTTTGGTGGAAAGATAAACAAAAAAGGATGCAGGATGAATGTAATAAATAA
- the traT gene encoding complement resistance protein TraT, which translates to MHTTSKIIILLILIVFIVLAISGCGGMHAARTAIENREMSLEVVNEDPLMIQGEQGRSVHVIINDQDLGVADEIRRGMEQQLIKKGYVVSDVEQADMICMYMLHPDQDSKTAREIHGPGDMGAIAGATGGFWAGARRGKVGEALAGGLIGALVGGATDLTSSMVSVDSISIRVDYQVVQADLVESRPESDEVGERTSLDSRSDSGTFYVQARKRGLTWEEARKDLVKSIISTAGGMFF; encoded by the coding sequence ATGCATACAACAAGCAAAATAATTATTCTCTTGATTCTTATAGTATTTATTGTCCTTGCCATATCAGGTTGTGGAGGCATGCATGCAGCCAGGACAGCCATTGAAAACAGGGAAATGTCCCTGGAAGTGGTCAATGAAGATCCGCTCATGATCCAGGGGGAACAAGGCAGATCCGTACATGTCATAATCAATGATCAGGACCTTGGAGTCGCTGATGAAATCCGGAGGGGAATGGAACAGCAGCTTATTAAAAAAGGCTATGTTGTTTCTGACGTTGAACAGGCTGATATGATCTGCATGTATATGCTGCATCCGGACCAGGACAGTAAAACAGCCAGGGAGATTCACGGTCCTGGTGACATGGGTGCCATAGCCGGAGCCACCGGCGGGTTCTGGGCTGGAGCCAGAAGAGGCAAAGTGGGGGAAGCCCTGGCAGGTGGCCTGATCGGTGCGCTTGTCGGCGGGGCAACTGACCTGACCAGTTCCATGGTCAGTGTGGACAGTATCAGCATCAGAGTTGATTATCAGGTTGTTCAGGCCGACTTGGTTGAGAGCAGGCCTGAATCAGACGAAGTTGGTGAAAGGACTTCCCTTGATTCCAGGAGTGATAGCGGAACCTTTTATGTGCAGGCCAGAAAAAGAGGACTGACCTGGGAAGAAGCCAGAAAAGATCTGGTCAAAAGCATCATCAGCACTGCAGGAGGGATGTTTTTCTGA